One Pecten maximus chromosome 7, xPecMax1.1, whole genome shotgun sequence genomic window carries:
- the LOC117330969 gene encoding LOW QUALITY PROTEIN: uncharacterized protein LOC117330969 (The sequence of the model RefSeq protein was modified relative to this genomic sequence to represent the inferred CDS: deleted 1 base in 1 codon; substituted 1 base at 1 genomic stop codon), whose translation MVWDKILLCVCALLLMEGTRANTYNMEKCDFAGFLDVPQGAPVVVDGGILINTVVPNPCSIVFRATNPEHILTIDMTILNLIDCSITLNFIYGTEINTFRCGTKNPGEIYTNSRQVTVNFIRGANPSSYKFQFLLTSTKPIPIIPDDNANPSEVGLIVGIVTGVFCLLLFIAILAVCCHRRAQKAKILYKANQTKQPLDQQGRAPSTVGFTNNAVQNGYAHESSPRAKTKLLSETDGSSSPRQKTLNFHSSTKSEDSRNVQGKQNGTRSEFQDDDDTYDKTEDMKRPPKSPFLSALSSNSKFKASKTSNNRDADEREKRISSSSSLGSSGVSRDSPPPLPIVPVSKSPTNKRRTHASIRRAYRTASSSEEEFNQMANASAQRDDSGPSSTETANNREIQKINTKHSLKPDKNKKKGNKKDMKLENYEPTSGNFQKNTARASKRAQKSPRLGNRSEGFGHRRKRSDGRSDGEESRPGTPTSMYDLESLPPLTRSSSRQSLYASRSSLYRRRGRKGSYAESVASTNYIRDDMEVGRHSRSYSQDYDDDDETDGGYERPISRHERERVFRSMGELGRETKERSTQTLRETATQTGMDQSVIMQPKRVVKKKKRSKSMSAVGTQTTKGSKKAEKPETETEDNLGETXPKPKPKPRKSMNSLSAVSAVEDSDDGKKKKKKKKRAKSREDLSHADRPALPPEEQQPDTQVPGQPYLQYNMPPGAMPVQMVPGGYPGAGVPVQGYPSGYPGVTAPYSVNPQTGYIMAPQPGHVPQPGQHVPQPGQHVPQPGQHVPQPGQHVPQPGQHVPQPGQHVPQPGQHFSQSGQQVPHPGHHVPQPGQHVPPQSAHIPGKPRKSNWDMLCAMTDGDNQQKPAAMTETGSLASSVFTYNPPSHIGHPGIPVVQGHPQQPGVVNQAYSNVAFPPGMAAVPQAETMPRVPPSYMDAINMDTMSGPPSSGPHSNQSGSLSQSGSDTGFPVLHNDTTNLLPKKSSWEVLKEITDGQKNESVV comes from the exons ATGGTGTGGGATAAAATCCTACTGTGTGTTTGTGCCCTCCTTCTTATGGAGGGCACAAGGGCCAATACAT ATAACATGGAGAAATGTGATTTCGCTGGCTTCTTGGATGTTCCGCAGGGAGCCCCAGTCGTCGTGGATGGAGGCATTCTCATAAACACAGTGGTTCCCAACCCCTGTAGCATTGTGTTCCGTGCCACGAACCCCGAACATATCCTTACCATAGACATGACAATATTGAACCTCATTGACTGTTCCATCACTCTAAACTTCATCTACGGCACAGAAATA AATACATTTCGGTGTGGAACTAAGAACCCCGGAGAAATATACACCAATTCTCGGCAGGTGACTGTGAACTTTATCCGAGGAGCCAACCCCTCCTCCTACAAATTCCAGTTCCTCCTCACCAGTACAAAAC ccaTTCCAATCATCCCTGATGACAACGCCAACCCGTCTGAGGTAGGCTTGATTGTGGGGATAGTAACCGGGGTCTTCTGCCTGCTTCTCTTCATCGCTATATTGGCCGTATGCTGCCACAGACGTGCCCAGAAGGCTAAAATCCTGTACAAGGCGAACCAGACGAAGCAACCTTTGGATCAGCAAGGGAGAGCACCCTCCACTGTAGGGTTTACAAATAATGCTGTACAAAACGGCTACGCTCATGAGTCATCCCCGAGAGCTAAAACAAAGTTATTATCAGAGACGGATGGCTCCAGCAGCCCTCGTCAAAAGACTCTTAACTTCCACTCCAGTACAAAATCTGAGGACAGTAGGAACGTTCAAGGAAAACAAAACGGTACTAGAAGTGAGTTCCAGGATGATGACGACACTTACGATAAGACAGAAGATATGAAAAGACCTCCCAAATCACCATTCTTGTCGGCATTATCATCAAACTCAAAGTTCAAAGCTTCAAAAACATCGAATAACAGAGATGCAGACGAAAGGGAGAAGAGGATTTCGTCATCCTCTTCATTAGGGTCCTCTGGAGTATCCCGCGACTCCCCACCTCCCCTTCCTATTGTGCCTGTGTCTAAATCTCCGACTAATAAAAGGCGGACTCATGCCAGTATCCGCAGGGCATATCGGACAGCTTCCTCCTCTGAGGAGGAGTTTAATCAAATGGCTAATGCTAGCGCCCAAAGGGACGACAGTGGCCCCTCATCCACAGAGACGGCTAACAATAGGGAGATTCAGAAAATAAATACTAAACATTCTCTCAAACCTGACAAGAACAAGAAAAAAGGGAACAAGAAAGACATGAAACTGGAGAATTACGAACCCACATCTGGAAACTTTCAGAAAAACACAGCAAGGGCTAGCAAAAGAGCCCAGAAATCGCCACGCCTTGGAAACCGTAGTGAAGGGTTCGGTCACCGGAGGAAAAGGAGTGATGGTCGTAGTGACGGAGAAGAGTCTAGACCTGGAACGCCAACCAGCATGTACGATTTAGAGTCACTACCTC CTCTTACACGATCGTCCTCCCGCCAGTCTCTCTATGCTTCACGTTCTTCCCTCTACCGACGGCGGGGCAGGAAAGGATCATATGCGGAGTCAGTTGCATCAACTAACTATATCCGTGATGACATGGAAGTTGGGCGGCACTCTCGTTCTTACTCTCAggactatgatgatgatgatgagactGATGGAGGTTATGAACGACCAATCAGTCGTCATGAAAGAGAGAGAGTGTTCCGCTCGATGGGTGAACTTGGAAGGGAGACAAAAGAACGATCAACGCAGACACTGCGGGAGACTGCCACACAGACCGGAATGGACCAGTCGGTTATTATGCAGCCGAAACGTGTGgtcaagaaaaagaaaagatccAAGTCAATGTCGGCTGTGGGGACACAAACGACCAAGGGTTCGAAGAAGGCAGAGAAACCTGAGACAGAAACTGAAGACAACTTAGGAGAAACCT AACCTAAACCCAAGCCCAAACCTCGAAAGTCTATGAACTCTCTCAGTGCCGTCTCTGCAGTAGAAGATTCTGATGATGgtaagaagaagaaaaagaagaaaaaacgaGCGAAATCTCGTGAGGATTTGTCCCATGCTGATAGACCTGCTCTACCACCAGAAGAACAACAGCCAGATACACAGGTTCCAGGTCAGCCCTACCTCCAGTATAATATGCCCCCAGGAGCAATGCCTGTACAAATGGTCCCTGGTGGGTACCCTGGGGCCGGTGTCCCAGTACAGGGCTATCCTTCTGGGTACCCGGGTGTCACAGCACCATATAGTGTCAATCCACAGACTGGCTACATAATGGCACCACAGCCAGGACATGTCCCACAGCCAGGACAACACGTCCCACAGCCAGGACAACACGTCCCACAGCCTGGACAACACGTCCCACAGCCAGGACAACACGTCCCACAGCCAGGACAACACGTCCCACAGCCTGGACAACATGTCCCACAGCCAGGACAACATTTTTCACAGTCTGGACAACAAGTCCCACATCCAGGTCATCACGTCCCACAACCAGGACAGCATGTGCCACCACAGTCAGCACACATTCCTGGTAAACCTCGCAAGTCCAACTGGGACATGCTATGTGCAATGACGGATGGCGACAACCAGCAGAAACCGGCAGCCATGACTGAGACCGGATCTTTAGCTAGTTCAGTATTCACATACAACCCTCCCTCACATATAGGTCATCCCGGCATTCCTGTCGTTCAAGGTCACCCACAGCAGCCTGGCGTTGTTAACCAGGCATACTCGAATGTGGCCTTCCCTCCTGGAATGGCTGCTGTGCCGCAGGCAGAGACAATGCCACGTGTGCCACCATCATACATGGATGCAATAAACATGGACACCATGTCTGGCCCACCATCATCCGGACCACATTCCAATCAGTCTGGGTCGTTATCCCAGTCCGGCAGTGATACCGGATTTCCTGTTCTCCATAATGACACAACCAACCTCCTGCCCAAGAAGTCGTCCTGGGAGGTTTTGAAGGAAATCACAGACGGTCAAAAAAATGAAAGTGTCGTGTGA
- the LOC117331249 gene encoding uncharacterized protein LOC117331249: protein MTALNKTKVCAGHDHTFPVTQQTIDYILIQDTFVDCVSSCTVFSTEDTEIASDHHPITAQFRQEVARYNTFKQKQPNPTWTKATINSLIAYQLLVDSEINSLPDLSRIDDSTHIEMLCEQLTFILNNAAKQCIPHSEYNPVLKPYWTKDVRTSHKIARTKRKIWIEAGRPRGNQYDAYREYKAAKRHFRELHEKAYTDYETNMNEELNVAADCDIRLFWQLIRRRKKQPPNICNEIKMNNAIARDPESIANQFANFFEKLYHSPDSDTRTPTEIFTEVSMDESCEELNREISFDEIVEAIQKMYKLYESIIHKWLTSWLAENCSTFPNEQQQGFQRFIGCQTASFLLQETLYANIEQHSKMYAAFLDIKNAFDTVWHSGLLYKLKQKGIKGKLLTIIRNTYSGLKSTILCNGTTSRWVDMERGLRQGGVLSTLYYLIFIDDLLNELSDSNYGAPLNAIRCGNLTLADDITLLALSPRALQNLLDICQNYSFQWKFKFNATKSCTVVFGGRSDSNMFHWILDGIELEVKETHEHLGIPISNNLSCSKKIEKSYNTSDEGFVQIIFGQEQESNEDSKTFQIMATRFLRAASHAFLAPNDQN, encoded by the exons ATGACTGCCTTAAACAAAACGAAGGTGTGTGCCGGACATGACCATACGTTTCCGGTAACCCAGCAAACTATAGACTATATTTTGATTCAAGATACATTTGTGGATTGCGTATCGTCATGTACAGTATTCTCAACTGAAGATACCGAGATAGCATCTGACCATCATCCAATCACAGCACAGTTCAGACAAGAAGTTGCGCGATACAAcacttttaaacaaaaacaacctaACCCTACATGGACAAAGGCAACAATAAATAGCCTCATCGCGTACCAATTATTAGTGGATTCTGAAATCAACAGTCTACCTGATCTAAGCCGTATTGACGACAGTACACACATTGAAATGCTATGTGAACAACTGACTTTTATCCTAAACAACGCCGCTAAACAGTGCATTCCACATTCGGAATATAATCCTGTATTAAAACCATACTGGACCAAGGATGTCCGAACTTCTCATAAAATCGCTCGAACCAAACGGAAAATATGGATAGAAGCTGGGAGACCTAGAGGTAATCAATATGATGCTTACCGGGAATATAAAGCTGCAAAAAGACACTTTCGGGAACTCCATGAGAAAGCCTATACCGACTATGAAACAAATATGAACGAGGAACTGAATGTAGCGGCCGACTGCGACATACGTCTATTTTGGCAGTTAATCAGACGACGGAAAAAACAACCGCCGAACATTTgtaatgaaatcaaaatgaacAATGCTATAGCCCGTGACCCGGAAAGTATTGCAAATCAATTTGCaaacttttttgaaaaattatatcATTCTCCCGATTCCGATACACGTACTCCCACAGAAATATTCACCGAAGTATCGATGGACGAGTCGTGTGAAGAACTTAACCGTGAAATTTCTTTCGATGAAATTGTAGAAGCTATTCAGAAAA TGTATAAATTATATGAAAGTATTATCCACAAATGGCTCACTTCGTGGCTCGCGGAAAACTGCTCAACCTTCCCGAATGAACAACAACAGGGCTTTCAACGATTTATCGGCTGCCAAACAGCATCATTCCTACTCCAAGAAACACTGTATGCAAATATTGAACAGCACAGTAAAATGTATGCGGCTTTCCTTGATATAAAGAACGCCTTTGACACCGTGTGGCATTCGGGACTCCTGTATAAACTGAAACAGAAAGGAATCAAAGGGAAATTACTTACCATCATCAGGAACACATATTCAGGACTAAAAAGCACCATCTTATGCAATGGAACTACATCCCGCTGGGTCGACATGGAACGCGGATTGAGACAAGGAGGAGTCCTATCCACGTTATACTACCTTATCTTCATTGACGATCTCCTTAACGAATTGTCCGATTCTAATTATGGTGCTCCACTAAATGCCATCCGCTGTGGCAACCTTACACTTGCCGACGACATTACCCTACTAGCCTTATCACCGCGTGCGCTGCAAAATCTTCTCGACATTTGTCAGAATTATTCGTTCCAATGGAAATTTAAATTCAATGCTACGAAAAGTTGTACAGTGGTATTTGGTGGACGTTCCGATAGTAATATGTTTCACTGGATCCTAGATGGAATAGAACTGGAAGTGAAAGAGACTCATGAACATCTGGGGATACCGATTTCAAACAATTTATCATGCTccaaaaagattgaaaaaagCT ACAATACATCAGATGAAGGATTTGTCCAAATCATTTTTGGACAAGAACAGGAAAGTAATGAGGACTCCAAAACCTTCCAGATAATGGCCACTCGCTTTCTGAGAGCTGCGTCACATGCATTTCTCGCACCCAACGACCAAAACTAA